GTTCACCGCCTTTCATCGGCGCTACAACCGCAACGTGGCCGCGTTGCGGGACAGCGTGGGCGATCCGGCGACCATCGAGCGTCTGGTGTGCCGCTACTCCGAACGCATCGAGGAGCACACCGGTTCGGAGGCGTGGTATCTCGACCAGGATCTGGGCGGCGGTGGCTGCATCATCGACAACGGCCCGAACGCGCTCGACGCGGTGCGGACGATAGTCGGCGATCTGGAACTGCTCGACGCCACCATCGGGGATGTCCGGCGTGGCGTGGAGTTCTGCGCCGAACTCCAGTTGCGTTCCGTGGACGGGGTGCGGGTCACCATCGAACTGGACTGGGCCCTGCCCTCGGGCGAGGTCAAGGACATCACCGTGTACGGAAAGGACGGTTCGGTCCGCTCGGCCGACATGCTTGCCGGATTTCCGGGGTTCAAGAGCTCGCTCGACCACGAGTACGCCGCGATCATGGCCGACTTCCGGCACGCGGTATCGCTCGGGCAGGCGTACACCGATGCCGGCCCGGAGATCGTGGCGCTCGTCGAGCAGGCGTACGCGGTCGCCCGGCGCAAGGAACCCCGGCTGCGCATGCAGTCGAAACAGCCGACCGTGGCCCGGTTCGTGAAGCTGATGTTCCACCGCCGCGACGAACGCGGCATGACCATGTCACCGTGGCTGTCCCGGTGCGTCCGGCAGGGTGAGATCCACGAACTGGTGACCACCACGGACCAGCCGACCCGGCCCGGTGACCGGGTGGACGCCGTCGGCTTCCTCGGGTTCGCCGAGTTCGCCGTGGCCACCGTGGTGCAGCGGGGCGACGTGGTGGTCTGCAACGGCCAGCGGATCGGCACGGTCGCCGGTTTCGACGAATGTCACTGGCCCAACCACTACAACATCCTCATCGACACCGAGCGCATCGTGACCGCCGAGGACCTAAGCTTGCAGGTCGGCGATTCGCTCCAACTGTTGGAGGTGGTGCCATGACCGCGCAAGCACATCTGCCCGTGGCCGAGGTCTCGGTCACCCCGCCGGTCGCGGCGGCTTTTCCCGATGTCCGGGTGCTCTGTGTCGAGGCCGACGTGGGCGGCGGTGCGGCCATCGCAGAGGTGGTCCAGGAGCACTGGGCGCAGCAGCACGGCAGGTGGCACGGGGTGGGCAAGGCGGAGATCCGGTCGCATCCCGCGATCGACGCCTATCGCCGCTTCTCCCGGCAGATCGGCGTGGATCCGGACCGGCAACCGCCGTCGATCCAGGCACTCATCGAGCGCGGGCTGCGGACGAAACCACTCGGCAACTGGCCGAAGATCAACCCGACCGTGGACGCGGTGAACGTGACCGCGGTGGCGACGATGGTCGCGCTCGGGGTGTTCGACGCGGATCGGCTCAGCGGTCCGGTCAAGCTGGCCCTGAGCCAGGGTGGCGAGCGCTTGCAGCCGATCGGCGCCCAAGAGGAACTGGAACTGGAGCCGGAGCGATTGATCCTGGCTGACGACGCCCGGGTGCTCTCGCTCTTCGCCCACCGCGACGGCGTGCACCAGGCCGTCCGGTCGGACACCCGCCGGGTGCTCCTGCTCGCCTGCGTCGTGGACGGCATCGCCCCCGACCACGCGGTGGAGGCGCTGCGGCACTGCGCCGACCTGCTGAACCTGCGCTGACCGAGGGGGTGCCGGCAGTTCGTCACCGGCACCCCCTCGGCTACCGATCGATAGGCGTGCCGCGGCGGCCGGCTCAGCAGGTGCCGCGCCGGTGCCGCAGGGCGGCCAGAGCCTCCGCGAGGATCGCCTCCCCCTCGGCGTCGGTACGCCGCTCCTTCACGTACGCGAGATGCGTCTTGTACGGCTCGGCCCGGGTCCGGCCCGGCGGATCCTGCGCGTCCGGCCCGGCCGGTTGGCCGCAGCGGGGGCAGTCCCAGACCGACGGGGCCACCACGTCGGCGAGCAGCCGGATGTCGGTGCGGTGCCCGTTGCGGCACCAGTAGCTGACCGACCGGCACGGGACCGGCTGGTGACGTTCGGGGTGGCGTGGGGGCGCGGACCCGACGCGGGCGCCCCGGATGACATGACCGTTCGACACGGCGCTGACTCCTGTCGTGGGAGGGGGCCGCCGTCGAGGGGATGGACGGCGGGCGACGCGGTGCAGCGGCTGAAACGAACTGCGCGCGGCCCGTCGAGTGACGAACCGCGCGCAGATTGTACGACCAGAGGGGCTGCTCAGACTCCCGTGCCCACTTCGAGGCGGAGCCAGAGGCCGAGCCCGATAATACAGGCGAACCAGACAATGCCCACCAGAACGGTGTAGCGGTCCAGGTTCTTCTCGGCGACCGACGAGCCAGCCAGGCTGGAACTCACGCCACCGCCGAACATGCTGGACATCCCACCACCCTTGCCGCGGTGCAGCAGGATCAGCAGGGTGAGCAGGACGCTCGTGGTGACCAGCAACACGATCAACGTGTAGGCGAACCAGATCGGCATGGCGGGGGTCAGTCCTCTCGTTACGATCCTCGCCCGGTCAGTTCGGGCACGGCGGCACCGACCGACGGACGGGCGGAGTCAAGGATAGCGAGCGATCAGCCGGAGATGTGCTCCGGGAACCGGCAGATCTTCGCGAACTCCTCGGCGTCCAGGCTGGCGCCGCCCACCAGGGCGCCGTCCACGTCCGGCTGACTCATGATCGCGGCAACGTTCGACGACTTCACCGAGCCGCCGTAGAGGATCCGGACCTGGTCGGCCGTGGCCTGGTCGAAGGTCTCGACCAGCCGGTTGCGCAGCGCGCCGCAGACCTCCTGGGCGTCGTCCGGGGTGGCCGTCTTGCCGGTGCCGATCGCCCAGACCGGCTCGTACGCGACGACGACCTTGGTGACCTGCTCGGCGGTCAGCCCCTTGAGCGCCGCGTCGAGCTGGTTGGCGCAGTGCGCCACGTGCCCGCCCTGCTCCCGGACGTCCAGCCCCTCGCCCACGCAGAGGATCGGGGTCAGCCCGTTCGCCAGCGCGGCCTGCACCTTGGCACCCACAAGCGCGTCGTCCTCGCGGTGGTACTCCCGCCGCTCGGAGTGCCCGACCACCACATACGTGCAGCCCAGCTTCGCCAGCATCGCCCCGGAGATCTCCCCGGTGTACGCGCCCGACGCGTGCGGCGAGAGGTCCTGCCCGCCGTAGCCGATCAGCAGCTTGTCGCCCTCGACCACGGTCTGCACCGTACGCAGGTCGGTGAAGGGCGGCAGGACCACCGTCTCCACCGCGGTCAGCTGCTGCTCGGTGAGGCTGGCCGCCAGCTTCTGCACCAGCAGGTTCGCCTCGAGGTGGTTGAGGTTCATCTTCCAGTTGCCGGCCATCAGCGGCCGGCGGGGAGCGCTCGCCATCAGTTCTCCAGGGCCGCGATGCCGGGGAGGGTCTTGCCCTCCAGATATTCCAGGGAGGCGCCACCGCCGGTGGAGATGTGGCCGAACGACTTCTCGTCCAGCCCCAACGCCCGCACCGCGGCGGCCGAGTCGCCACCACCGACGACGCTGAACGCCTCGGACCCGGCGATCGCCTCGGCGACGCCCCGGGTGCCGTTGGCGAACGCCGCCATCTCGAACACGCCCATCGGGCCGTTCCAGAAGATGGTCCGGGTACCGGTCCGCAGCGCGGCGGCGAAACCGGCCACCGTCTCCGGCCCGATGTCGAGCCCGACCCGGTGACTGGGGATGCCGTCGGCGGGCACCACGTCGTGCGCGGCGTCCGGCGCGAAGGCGTCCGCGGCCACCACGTCGACCGGGAGCATGATCTTGCCCTCGGACCGCTCCAACAGGTTGCGGCAGGTCTCGACCATGTCCTTCTCGAGCAGCGAGGTGCCCACCTCGTGGCCCTGCGCCTTGAGGAAGGTGAAGCACATGCCGCCGCCGATGAGCAGCCGGTCGACGGTCGGCAGCAGCGCCTCGATCACGGCGAGCTTGTCGGAGACCTTGGAACCGCCGAGCACCACCACGTACGGCCGCTCGGGGTTGCCGGTGAGCGTGGAGAGCACCTCCACCTCGCGCAGCACCAGGCGACCGGCCACGTGCGGCAGCCGCGCCGGCACGTCGTACACGCTTGCGTGCTTGCGATGCACGGCGCCGAACGCGTCGTCGACGTACGCGTCGCCGAACGCCGCGAGCTGGTCGGCGAAGGCACCCCGCTCGGCGTCGTCCTTGCTGGTCTCCCCCTTGTTGAAGCGGAGGTTCTCCAGCAGCGCGACCTCGCCGTCGGCGAGCCCCGCCACGGTGGACCGGGCCGACTCGCCGACGGTGTCGGTGGCGAAGTGCACCGGCGCGCCGAGCAGTTCACCGAGCCGTCCGGCGACCGGGGCGAGGCTGAACTGCGGATCCGGCGCACCCTTCGGCCGGCCCAGGTGCGAGCAGACGACCACCTTGGCGCCGGCCTCGGTCAGCGCACCCAGGGTCGGCAGCACCGCCCGGATCCGGCCGTCATCCGCGATCCTCACTCCGTCCGGAGCGCCGCCTTGCGGCGCGGAGGCTGAGTTATGATCGTCGATGTCTCCGGTCTGCTTGTCGAGCGGGACGTTCAGGTCGGCGCGCACCAGCACGCGCCGACCCGACACCCCCTCGGCGAGCAGGTCGTCGAGGGTACGGATGCTCACAGCGAGCTACCCACCAGCTTGACGAGGTCGACGAGGCGGTTGGAGTAACCCCACTCGTTGTCGTACCAACCGACCACCTTGACCTGGTTGCCGATCACCTTGGTCAGCGGCGCGTCGAAGATGCACGACGCCGGGTCGGTGACGATGTCGGCGGAGACGATCGGGTCCTCGTTGTAGGTGAGGATGCCGCGCAGCGGGCCGTCCGCAGCGGCCTTCAGCGCCGCGTTGACCTCGTCCACCGTGGTCTCCCGACCGACGGTGACGGTGAGGTCGGTGGCCGAGCCGGTGGGGATCGGCACCCGCAGCGCGTACCCGTCGAGCTTGCCCTTGAGCTCCGGCAGCACCAGGCCGATGGCCTTCGCGGCACCGGTCGAGGTCGGCACGATGTTCAGCGCGGCGGCGCGGGCCCGGCGCAGGTCCTTGTGCGGCGCGTCCTGGAGGTTCTGGTCCTGGGTGTACGCGTGGATGGTGGTCATCAGGCCACGCTCGATGCCGAACGTGTCGTGCAGCACCTTCGCCATCGGCGCCAGGCAGTTGGTGGTGCAGGAGGCGTTCGAGATGATGTTGTGCTTGGCCGGGTCGTAGCTGCCCTCGTTGACGCCCATCACGACGGTGACGTCCTCGTTCTTGGCCGGCGCCGAGATGATGACCTTCTTGGCCCCGCCGTCGAGGTGCGCCTTGGCCTTGGTGCCGTCGGTGAAGAAACCGGTCGACTCGATGACCACGTCCGCGCCGACGTCGCCCCAGGGCAGCGCCGCCGGGTCCTTCTCGGCGAACGCCTTGATGCTCTTGCCGCCCACGGTGATCTCGTCAGCGGTGGCCTTGACCTCCTGACCGAGGCGGCCCAGGATGCTGTCGTACTTGACAAGGTGGGCGAGCGTGCCGTTGTCGGTGAGATCGTTGACCGCCACGACCTCGACGTCAGCGCCGGACGCCAGCACTGCCCGGAAGAAGTTACGGCCGATTCGGCCGAAGCCGTTGATGCCAACCCGGATGGTCACAGGTCCCATCTCCTCGCGTTCTGGTCCGCCGGCGTGGAGACCCTCGGCCGGCGAAGTGGTGTGCGCCGACCGTTTGAGCCGGCCGTTGACGGTTCATCTCGGCCACCCCGCCGACGGTCCGTGGGACCAGACCGCCGTGAGGCGGTGGGTACGGCGGAGATGCCGCTGCCGGCCCCCTTGCCGTACGCAGCGACCATATCCGAGCGCGCCGAACCGCGCTGCGCCGGGTGGTTCCCCGCTGCGTGCTGACGACCCACCGTCCTATCAGACCACGAGCATGTCGGGCGTGACGGCCGCTTCCGTATCCGGGATGCCCAGGTCCCTCGCCCGCTTGTCGGCAAGCGCCAGCAGCCGGCGGATCCGCCCCGCGATGGCGTCCTTGGTCAGCGGCGGGTCGGCAAGCGCGCCCAACTCCTCCAGGGACGCCTGCCGGTGCTCCAGGCGCAGCCGGCCGGCCGAGGTCAGGTGCTGCGGCGCGTCGTCGGCGAGGATCTCCAGCGCCCGGGTGACCCGGGCGGCGGCGGCCACCGCGGCCCGCGCCGACCGGCGCAGGTTCGCGTCGTCGAAGTTCGCCAGCCGGTTGGCCGTGGCCCGCACCTCGCGGCGTACCCGACGCTCCTCCCAGGCCAGCACGCTGGCGTGCGCGCCGATCCGGGTGAGCAGCGCGGCGATGGCGTCGCCGTCCTTGACCACCACCCGGTCCACCCCGCGCACCTCCCGGTTCTTCGCGGTGATGCCGATCCGGCGCGCCGCGCCGACAAGCGCGAGGGCCGACTCCGGGCCGGGGCAGGTGATCTCCAGGGCGCTGGACCGGCCCGGTTCGGTGAGCGAACCGTGCGCCATGAACGCGCCCCGCCAGGCGGAGACCGCGCAGCAGACGTTTGCGGCGACCACGTGCGGTGGCAGGCCACGCACCGGTCGGCCCCGCACGTCCAGCAGCCCGGTCTGCCGGGCCAGGGCCTCACCGTCCTTGACCACCCGGACGATGAAGTGGCTGCCCTTGCGCAGTCCGCCGGAGGCGAGCACGTGGATCTCGCTCGGGTAGCCGTACACCTCGGCGATCTCCCGGCGTAGCCGGCGGGCCACCGCGCCGGTGTCCAGCTCCGCCTCGACCACCACCCGGCCGGAGACGATGTGCAGCCCACCGGCGAACCGCAGCAGCGCCGCCATCTCCGCCCGCCGACAGCAGGGCTTGGGCACGTCGACCCGACTCAGCTCGTCCTTGACCGCAGCCGTCATCGCCATTGTGCGTCCCCTCACGGACCGGTTCCGGCGTGTCGCCGGAGATTACGTACGTGTCTAACGATCGGCACCCAGGACGGGCACCAGGGCGGCGCCCAGGGCAGCCGGATCATGACGGGGAGTGCCGTCGTGGACCGCTACGGGAGCGAGTACCAGTCGCGCTCCAAGCGATTCTGCCGCACGGCCCACCGGTTCGGGGTCACCGACCGCCTTGGCGTCGGCAAGCACGAAGTCGACCGCCAGCTCCGGCAGGTACCAGCGCAGCGCCGCCAGGTGGTCGGCGACGGAGAGACCGAGGGTCTCCTTCTCGGCGGCCAGGTTGAGGGTGACCAGCCGGCGGGCCGGGCTGGCCAGGATCGCCGCGGCCAGCTGCGGCACCAGCAGGTGCGGCAGCACGCTTGTGTACCAGCTGCCCGGTCCGAAGATCAGCCAGTCGGCCGCGCCGATCGCGGTGACCGCCTCCGCGCAGGCCGCCGGTGCCTGCGGGGTCAGCCGCAGCGACTCGACCCGGCCGGTGGTGACCGCCACCTGGTGCTGGCCGCGTACGGTGCAGACCTCGTCGGGGCGGCCCGGGTCCGCCCCGCGTACCCGGGCCTCGATGCCGACCGGCTGGCGCGACATCGGCAGCACCCGCCCGACCGCGCCGAGCATCGCCCCGGCGTGTTCCAGGGCGGCCACCGGGTCGCCGAGCAGCTCCATCAGCCCGCAGAGCACCAGGTTGCCGACCGCGTGCCCGGCCAGCCCGTCGCCCCGGGTGCCGGTGGCGTTCGTCGCCTCGGCGAAGCGGTGCTGGAACAGCCCGGCGCTGCGCCGGGTGGCGGGATGATCCCCGGCGAGCGCGACCAACGCCTGGCGCAGGTCGCCGGGCGGCAGTCCGCCGCGCTCGGCGCGCAGCCGCCCGCTGGAACCACCGTCGTCGCCGACCGTCACCACCGCGGTGATGTCCAGGTCCAGCTCGGGTGCGCAGCGCCGCAGCGCCCGCAGCGAGGCGGAAAGGCCGTGGCCGCCACCGAAGGCCACCACCCGGATCGTCATTCCCGCCCCAGGTCGCGGTGCTGGGCGTTGGCGGCCAGGCCGGTCCGCCGCAGTCGGGCGGCCAGTTCCTCGGCGATCGCCACGCTGCGGTGCTTGCCGCCGGTGCAGCCGACCGCCACCGTCAGGTACCGCTTGCCCTCCCGCTCGAAGCCGGCGGTGGTGGCGTTGACCAGGTCCGCGTACGACTCCAGGAAGGCGTCCGCACCCTCCTGGCCCAGCACGTACGCGCTTACCGCCTCTTCCCGCCCGGTGTGCTCGCGCAACTCCGGCACCCAGTACGGGTTGGGCAGGAACCGGGCGTCGAGCACGAAGTCGGCGTCCGGCGGCAGGCCGTACTTGAAGCCGAAGGAGATCACGGTCAGCCGCAGCCGGCGGGTGTCCTCCGCGCCGAACAGCTCCTCGATACGCCGACGCAACTGGTTGACGTTGAGGTGGCTGGTGTCGATGATCACGTCCGCCTGGTCGCGGGCCTCCTCCAGCAGGCCGCGTTCGACCGCGATGCCGTCGGCGAGCCGTCCGTCGCCCTGCAACGGATGCGAGCGTCGGACGCTCTCGAAGCGGCGGATCAGCACCTCGTCGTCGGCGTCGACGAAGACCACCCGGGGCGCGTAGCCGCGCTCCTTCAGCTCCCGGATCGCCTCCGCCAGGTCGGTGGAGAAGGCCCGGGAGCGGACGTCAAGCACCATCGCGGTACGCCGGGCCGCCCCACCGGCCTTCACCGCCAGCTCGGCCATGTCCAGCAGCAGAGCCTGCGGCAGGTTGTCCACCACGTAGAAGCCGACGTTCTCCAGGGCCCGGGCCACGGTGCTGCGGCCACCGCCCGACAGGCCGGTGACCACGACAAGCGTGGTGTCCGTCTCGGCCGCCGTGCCGGAAACACCTGCGTGGTGACCGGTCGTGTGCGCCTCGCCCACCCCATCAACCCCCAAGCCGTGGCGCCGCGGTCGGGACCGACCGGGCATGGTCAAACAGCGACTCTAGTGCGGTGTGCAGGACCGTTGCCAGTGCCGCCACGAGCGGCCCGGCCAGCCCTGTCGTGCCTGGACATCCGCCTGTCGTCTGGTTGACGGCGGGCGGTGCCGCCAGGCGCTATTCTCCGGCAATGGGCAGACACGGGGCGCGACTGCGCTGGGTGGTGGCCCTCGTCTCGGCCACCGTCGCTGTGCTCGCCACCATCGACCACGCCCGGCAGCGTGAACGCGAGCACGCCGCCAGCC
This DNA window, taken from Micromonospora sp. FIMYZ51, encodes the following:
- the yvcK gene encoding uridine diphosphate-N-acetylglucosamine-binding protein YvcK encodes the protein MTIRVVAFGGGHGLSASLRALRRCAPELDLDITAVVTVGDDGGSSGRLRAERGGLPPGDLRQALVALAGDHPATRRSAGLFQHRFAEATNATGTRGDGLAGHAVGNLVLCGLMELLGDPVAALEHAGAMLGAVGRVLPMSRQPVGIEARVRGADPGRPDEVCTVRGQHQVAVTTGRVESLRLTPQAPAACAEAVTAIGAADWLIFGPGSWYTSVLPHLLVPQLAAAILASPARRLVTLNLAAEKETLGLSVADHLAALRWYLPELAVDFVLADAKAVGDPEPVGRAAESLGARLVLAPVAVHDGTPRHDPAALGAALVPVLGADR
- the whiA gene encoding DNA-binding protein WhiA, with translation MAMTAAVKDELSRVDVPKPCCRRAEMAALLRFAGGLHIVSGRVVVEAELDTGAVARRLRREIAEVYGYPSEIHVLASGGLRKGSHFIVRVVKDGEALARQTGLLDVRGRPVRGLPPHVVAANVCCAVSAWRGAFMAHGSLTEPGRSSALEITCPGPESALALVGAARRIGITAKNREVRGVDRVVVKDGDAIAALLTRIGAHASVLAWEERRVRREVRATANRLANFDDANLRRSARAAVAAAARVTRALEILADDAPQHLTSAGRLRLEHRQASLEELGALADPPLTKDAIAGRIRRLLALADKRARDLGIPDTEAAVTPDMLVV
- the gap gene encoding type I glyceraldehyde-3-phosphate dehydrogenase, with protein sequence MTIRVGINGFGRIGRNFFRAVLASGADVEVVAVNDLTDNGTLAHLVKYDSILGRLGQEVKATADEITVGGKSIKAFAEKDPAALPWGDVGADVVIESTGFFTDGTKAKAHLDGGAKKVIISAPAKNEDVTVVMGVNEGSYDPAKHNIISNASCTTNCLAPMAKVLHDTFGIERGLMTTIHAYTQDQNLQDAPHKDLRRARAAALNIVPTSTGAAKAIGLVLPELKGKLDGYALRVPIPTGSATDLTVTVGRETTVDEVNAALKAAADGPLRGILTYNEDPIVSADIVTDPASCIFDAPLTKVIGNQVKVVGWYDNEWGYSNRLVDLVKLVGSSL
- the secG gene encoding preprotein translocase subunit SecG — its product is MPIWFAYTLIVLLVTTSVLLTLLILLHRGKGGGMSSMFGGGVSSSLAGSSVAEKNLDRYTVLVGIVWFACIIGLGLWLRLEVGTGV
- a CDS encoding phenylalanine--tRNA ligase beta subunit-related protein, with translation MTAQAHLPVAEVSVTPPVAAAFPDVRVLCVEADVGGGAAIAEVVQEHWAQQHGRWHGVGKAEIRSHPAIDAYRRFSRQIGVDPDRQPPSIQALIERGLRTKPLGNWPKINPTVDAVNVTAVATMVALGVFDADRLSGPVKLALSQGGERLQPIGAQEELELEPERLILADDARVLSLFAHRDGVHQAVRSDTRRVLLLACVVDGIAPDHAVEALRHCADLLNLR
- a CDS encoding RNA polymerase-binding protein RbpA, with the translated sequence MSNGHVIRGARVGSAPPRHPERHQPVPCRSVSYWCRNGHRTDIRLLADVVAPSVWDCPRCGQPAGPDAQDPPGRTRAEPYKTHLAYVKERRTDAEGEAILAEALAALRHRRGTC
- a CDS encoding Gfo/Idh/MocA family oxidoreductase — encoded protein: MRIGVVGLGVIAPYFLRAIEDDEQLTLTAVADRNPAKLADWTDPARGVATYTDHRELLASGLVDAVVLTLPNAVHAQVAADALRAGVHVCCEKPMTVHLADARKLVALARTSGRTLFTAFHRRYNRNVAALRDSVGDPATIERLVCRYSERIEEHTGSEAWYLDQDLGGGGCIIDNGPNALDAVRTIVGDLELLDATIGDVRRGVEFCAELQLRSVDGVRVTIELDWALPSGEVKDITVYGKDGSVRSADMLAGFPGFKSSLDHEYAAIMADFRHAVSLGQAYTDAGPEIVALVEQAYAVARRKEPRLRMQSKQPTVARFVKLMFHRRDERGMTMSPWLSRCVRQGEIHELVTTTDQPTRPGDRVDAVGFLGFAEFAVATVVQRGDVVVCNGQRIGTVAGFDECHWPNHYNILIDTERIVTAEDLSLQVGDSLQLLEVVP
- the rapZ gene encoding RNase adapter RapZ; the encoded protein is MGEAHTTGHHAGVSGTAAETDTTLVVVTGLSGGGRSTVARALENVGFYVVDNLPQALLLDMAELAVKAGGAARRTAMVLDVRSRAFSTDLAEAIRELKERGYAPRVVFVDADDEVLIRRFESVRRSHPLQGDGRLADGIAVERGLLEEARDQADVIIDTSHLNVNQLRRRIEELFGAEDTRRLRLTVISFGFKYGLPPDADFVLDARFLPNPYWVPELREHTGREEAVSAYVLGQEGADAFLESYADLVNATTAGFEREGKRYLTVAVGCTGGKHRSVAIAEELAARLRRTGLAANAQHRDLGRE
- a CDS encoding phosphoglycerate kinase, coding for MSIRTLDDLLAEGVSGRRVLVRADLNVPLDKQTGDIDDHNSASAPQGGAPDGVRIADDGRIRAVLPTLGALTEAGAKVVVCSHLGRPKGAPDPQFSLAPVAGRLGELLGAPVHFATDTVGESARSTVAGLADGEVALLENLRFNKGETSKDDAERGAFADQLAAFGDAYVDDAFGAVHRKHASVYDVPARLPHVAGRLVLREVEVLSTLTGNPERPYVVVLGGSKVSDKLAVIEALLPTVDRLLIGGGMCFTFLKAQGHEVGTSLLEKDMVETCRNLLERSEGKIMLPVDVVAADAFAPDAAHDVVPADGIPSHRVGLDIGPETVAGFAAALRTGTRTIFWNGPMGVFEMAAFANGTRGVAEAIAGSEAFSVVGGGDSAAAVRALGLDEKSFGHISTGGGASLEYLEGKTLPGIAALEN
- the tpiA gene encoding triose-phosphate isomerase encodes the protein MASAPRRPLMAGNWKMNLNHLEANLLVQKLAASLTEQQLTAVETVVLPPFTDLRTVQTVVEGDKLLIGYGGQDLSPHASGAYTGEISGAMLAKLGCTYVVVGHSERREYHREDDALVGAKVQAALANGLTPILCVGEGLDVREQGGHVAHCANQLDAALKGLTAEQVTKVVVAYEPVWAIGTGKTATPDDAQEVCGALRNRLVETFDQATADQVRILYGGSVKSSNVAAIMSQPDVDGALVGGASLDAEEFAKICRFPEHISG